The genomic stretch TCCACAGGGTCCAAACAgttcaaaatattctaaaagtttACCTGCTGCCTCTGAAAGGACTGTTTTTATAGCTTCATTTACAGTGTGGGTTAAATTtgtgtgaacatttaaaaattagtaaaagtaCCAAGAATCTCCAATTCGCTTAACAGCTGACTGTCTCAGGAACAAGAAAcatgtaaactttttaaaatacatttttttgctaaatttaaatttaaatttaaatttaaatgatggAACCACACATACTACACTCACTTCAGGGAACTTATCTTTAAAGTAACTGTCTAGTAATGCCTTTCAGAGCTTCAGTGAAGCTAGAAGGAGGTGTAAGTGTACCTTGAAAGCTTTGTTGGTGTCTGCAGGCATGGCCATGGCTGCTCCAGTCATCTGCTCCTGCATCATCCGTGACTGGTCAGCGGCTGCAGGGTAAGATACACCTACATGAGTGCCAGGGTTCAGCAAGCACCCAGCACCCTCAGGGAAGAACGGCCCTTACACAATACTTGCAGCTGCTCAGTGGTATGTTAGAGAACCACAACTGGCCCTGCCACACACTGGCTATGTGACCTAGGGAAAGTCACTTACCTCTCCTGAAAAATGGGCAGGGGAATAACAGAAGATAACCAAAGGAAGTGCTAaactttctttcaaatttaaacaATAACAACATCTATCAGTTATTGAGCAACTACTTCATGTCAGGAGTGCTTTACATAGTCTACCTCATCTCCTAACAACCTACCCTGAAATTACTTATTAAGGTCTCTAAGGTACAAACAGGCAGAGGATTagagtggttaagtaacttgcccgaggTCCCAGCCATTAAACAGGAGAGCCAGGATTGGTGTTGGCAAGAACGCAGGTCAATGAACCAACTGGCCAAACCAGGCCTTCTTTCAGCTTCAGCTTACAGGCTTGCATCACTGGTCCTGGATTCCTCACATGAGGGTATCAGACTTCAGGGAACTAAATATTGTCCCTGTGACTGCCACAGAGAGTTCAGATCTTCAGGTGACCctggatttttattctttttttttaagattttatttttgagtcatctttatacccaatgtgggtcttgaacttaacaaccctagatcaagagtcacatgctccaccgcctgagctccccaggcaccctgacCCTGGAATTTTTAAGACTCTTGTAGGATACCTTAGAAACTTAAGAATAAGTTTAAGGAGTGAAGTATTGTACTGAACTATGTCAACAAATAGCACAAACTATGTGAGTCTTCTGGCCCTGGCGTGAATGATTCGTCTAtcaaaatatttgcttattaaACCCAACGTATTTCTTACCATTATCTTGGCCCAGAATCAGAGAGTAAATGCTCCGAAGCCCAAAGACATTGAGGAAGTACCAAGATGCAGAACTCACCCTAGAGAGTAAAAGGGAAACAACGTAGGGAGTTATTTTAGCATTAATATAGTTCACACTTTCCTATCACCCAAAGAGTATACAAAGAAATCAGAGAATGTAAAGAAATCATTTGGGGTAGGTAACAGTTGGCATAATCCACCCCTGGCATTTTGAGTGGAGTTTCAAtgagaaaaaccaaaaacctattcCAGTGAAGTGTGCAAATTACAAATCTTGTTCTTTAGGCAACACCACTTTTAgattttggtttgtgtttttataaaggaaagaaagttctTACCAGGATGCATCTAATGTGAGTAGTTCAATTCCTTGCTGTAGCATAGGTTTAAAACGGAGGGTCAGTGGAAATGGGACTTTGGctgcagaaaagagagaaaaagttcaCAATCCCTCCTTGCTTTTTTAAGAATAGTTTAAGTGTGGATGCATGTAATCTTTCCCTGATGAGGTGGGAACTCTGTACCATACACAGTTTGGAAAATGATTTCTACCAGGAAATTTGTGtcaatttctgaaaaaataacTGTCAGATGTCACTCTGTTATAGTTCCTTGAACACCAGCTTGCGAAGCAGGGACTCTGAGCTATGACCTACAATCAGAAAAGAAACTTGCACTAATCTGTTAAACCCAAATTGGAACATGTACACATAGAGAACTATGTTactaagaaacaaaattgattcaaaaaaattataaacaaagacaaacaaCTCACCCCAACACctagaaaataaagtcaaaacatGCTTCCCTTCATCCTACTTAACTAGAATTAATTTTGGATACAAACGAGCAAGCCATTTGTTTAAATTCCTATTTGAAAAAGCATCCATATCATGAACTTACCATGAGTTTGGAATAAGAGACAAAAAATCAcaggatattaaatatttttattcaaagaatGTGATTAGTTTCCAATAGAGAATATGGGGCCCATTATATTAGTGTCTCAACAGCACTGGGATTTCTCTGAACAAGGACATGGGAAAGGATCATAGATGAAGTAAACCTGAAGTATTCTGGGTCTATAACTTACTTGTGACAAAGCCTGAGAATGTCATGTTGATCCATCCACCAATAAGAATCATAGGGAGAACATTTGTTACATTGCCTTTCATCATGTCTGTGAGCATAGTGGGATCTATAACAAAAACAAGAGACCACTACATTTTATGACTGTCGACAAAGACTTCTTCCtgattttgtgtaaattttatttttttaaatgtttatttatttaagtaatctctacacccaccgtggggcacaaactcatgaccctgagatcaagagtcacaggctcctctgactgagccagcaggtgccccttaatttattTGATAATTAAAGTAATACACAAGTTCAATGTAAAAAAGTCAAATGACATGGAAACATAAGATTTAGACAGTTTCTCTGAGCCCACTCTCTAAACACTTTTAACTGTCTGTTGCATATCTTTCCAtctttatacatacataaataaaatatgcacatatatgtacatacacaatagtttctctctatatatacacagTTAAAGGATACTATGCTTAAATTCTACTCcttaattttgaaaagataaatatattgtGACTGGTATAATGTCCCTCTCTTACTGTTTTCAGTGTCTTCATAGGAGTCTACTGTGTGTGGTCACACTACTTTTGGGTGGATCTAtaggttatttctaatttttttcttttttgcaataaACACTGTTGCCAACAACTACCTAGTACATAAATCTGCATGTTTATGTAAGTGTTTCTGTAAGAGAAACTCTTAGAAGAATTTCTGGGTCAAGGggtttgaacatttaaaattgaCAGATACTGTCAGACTGTCTTTCAACAATAGTGAGAGGGCCTGACTTCCCATGACCTTGACAGTAGCAGCTTTGTCAAGCTTTCGATCTTTGCCAGTTTAACAGTCTAAAAAGGACATCTTGTTCTAATTTTCATCCTGTGGATTTTAGCGAAATCAAGTATCTTTTCACACATGTAAAGGTCTTGTTTCTTATGGGTTTTCtaaaagatttattaaaatcAATTCCAGTACCTTCTGTCTGGGTTTCTTACCTAGAGAAATGGGTATTAAAATGCGAGAACAGCCAATACAGAATAATAAATTattctgttttactttaaaagtgCTATATTTTTTCACATGACTGGGATGAGTGGAAGAAATCTGTGAGAGCAAAAACTGTAGGGTGGGCCAAGCAATCATGTCTGACAAAGAAATGGCTGGGCTGGGGGAGTGGTAAGAGCTCCTCCTCATTCAGGCAGAAGCCGGGTGGCCATCTGTCAGCAACAGGATCCAGGCACTGGGTGGGAGCTGGGACTGGGATGCTTTTCCGACTCTGCTCCGCAGAGCCCTGGGTCCTGGGGAACAGCAAAGGGAAGAAGACACAGGGACGGTGGCTCTAGCCTCCTCACCCCCAGACgagagctctttttaaaaaatccactttaTACGACGGTGGCTCTAGCCTCCTCACCCCCAGACgagagctctttttaaaaaatccactttaTACACTGGGGTTCCcagaagatttatttgaaaaagagaacTCCACTTGCATAGGTTGCCCATACTAGATATCTCTAAGGTCCCTTAGATTACTATCTTACACAATTTAACATTTCAATAAATCagcatcctccctcccctccccccaactcatgTTAAGTATCTTCCTTAAAGATGGCAGAAGGAATCAACATACCAGTCATAGGAGAAGGAGGCACTAccttccttttagtttttttgaaaaatccaTCCTCTGGGTTGTTGAAGTAATATTTTCGTGTCAAGAAAGACTAGTAGAAAAGAGagctttttaagttttaaaactgtGACATAGCAAACTGTCAAATTATTCCCCAGAGGTTGAGTCAGAAGGCCTTTGGAATAGGCTGTTGCACTCAGAGCTGGCAGCCAACCTGACACTTTAGCTGagtcacatttaaaaacaatttcctaAGAAGGGTGAGGTCATAATGACAGTAGACACCACCAGACCACAGCTTAATAACAGATTTGCCAGACTTCAGCTTTCCCCAAAGAGTCCCCTTATAAAACATTCAGATATCTACTGCCCTCAACAGTGAATTGGGGAgcttttaataaaagataaatgagTACCTGTTTGGgaatgtattttccattttccctgaGGACTCTGCTTCGAATTAGGACTTGACTGAAAAATACAACCAAGacaatgagatttttaaaaccGAAACACTAGAAGAAAACGAGAAAATAAAAGTAGACCTATTTAAACACAAGAGAGGGCCTATTTGGCAACAGTCCTGTGGGGACACTTGTCAAAATACGAGTGTCCTTAAAACCAATATAACATATTTAACCCAACAATTAGGTTTTCAAAGAAGCATTTTTCAGAAGTCACAGTGTTCATGACTAAAGATTTCTTAGGAAGACACATTTGGAACATCACACTCTGCTCTTTGTTCCTTTATAATAAGCTAAGAAGGAACTTTCTCTGAGTGAAAAAGAGTAACAGTTGGATGCTCCTCAGAAGAtgtgagggcaggaggagggaggaagggtgaaGATAAAAGAACAAACTTTTTAAACCCTACAGAGACATGACTACAGGATTTGACAGGGTTGCTATCTGACAGACAACAAATAGAAGAAATTCCATCACGATTCAGACTGCTAGTaaactctcaataaacatttcctGAATTAGTACATCATTTGGTGATTTCTGAATATAAAATCATTAAAGATAATAGAATAATAGACAGTGATACAAGTGGGTGGTGCTAAGATACACATACCATACAGAACAGAGATCAAAATACTAATGTTGGCTAGGTTTTCAAAAGTTGttttattggggggaaaaaacctcaAGTTAATGGAAATCCTtcttgaaaagtgaaaaaaaagcagacagaaatgaacaaaatgaaaactgtgtgcctggttttctctctcctccttaggtgttttgtttgttttgttttgttttgtgcaaaaaaggtgattttgttaaagcacAGGATAGGACCAGTGGGCAGAAAAgacctgctctctctcctccttagTATAAACCACCTGCTCTAATCAGTCAGTCAGTCCCCTTAGGGTCCCCTTGTCACCATATACATATTCTAGCCTCTCCATCTGCTGGGAATGCTCTAGTGCCACTCTCCTTCAGGAGTTCTACCCCATCATATGTTAACACATTCTTCAAGCCCCACCTTCTCCGTGAAACTGCCTGGTGCCCTCATGGAATTCTCTCTGGTCTTCCTCCTCTTGACTTCATTGGCTCTATACCCAGGCCTACAGAGGTGACATGTAATATGTTCTGTCCCTGGGAGCTAATCTAAAGCTACTCCAAGTGTGGCCTATGTACCAATGCTGGTCTGTGACGAGGTTAAGTGCAGACATTGAGAGTAAGTGTTTAGAAacttttataggggcgcctgggtggctcagttggttgagcatttgactcttgatttcggcttgggtcatgatcccagggtcgtgggattgaatCCCATGTTGGACTctttgctgagtgtggaacctgcatgggattctctctgtctccctctgtccttctcccccgcttgtgcacctgtgtgctctctaaaataaaaaaagaaaaaacccaaaaccaaaaaaacatgttaaaaaaaacctttacagTAATTTGTTATTCCACAACATccaaatatatactaaaatatcTTACAAAAGCACCAGTCTATGATCGATTGGAAatcaaaaaatcaaagaactgGACCTTCACTGATGTTTAGGCAGCACTGAGTCTAGAGTAACAGTAAAAATTTaagctctgggggcgcctggatggctcagttggttgagcatctgacttcaactcaggtcatgatctcgcagtgcggTGTTTCGAGCtatgcgtcgggttctgtgctgacagctgggagcctggagcctgctttggattctgtgtctccctctctctctgcccctcccctgctcatgtgtgcgcccgtgcgtgtgcgctctctctcaaaaataaataaacattaaaaaaaatttaagctctGGAGTTGGACAGATGGGTtcacatcctggctctgccacttattagctatgtgatcttgggtgAGTCATTTAAATTCCCCATGTCTCCTTTCATATTCTGTACAACAACATATTTATTCTTAGACAAATACTTTTTGAGCTTCTGAATGCCATGTACCATATTAAGTGCATGAACAACAGTGATCAAAAAGCAAATACCTCATAAAGGTTAAAGTCTAGTGGGAGAGAAAGACATTGATCAAATAACCATaagaataaatgtgaaattcCCCTGTTATGTTCTAGGAAGGAGAGATGGATATGATGGGAGTGTATAATACAGGGATTTGATCAAGTCTAGGAAGGCAGGGTCTGAAAAAAAGCTTTGATGAGGATGTATGACTAAGTTGGAATCTTAAGGATGACTAGAGATTACCTTGGCAAAGTGCTGGAGGGAACGGCATGGacaaaagccctgaggcaggcATAAGCACTATGTCTTTGAGGACCTGAGAAAAGGCCACATGGCTagaagaaagagaactacagaaaACATGGTGAAAATGAGACTTGAGAGATACACAAGAGCCACACTATACATAAGGCCACATGGGtcccactgtatttttttaattgtggcaaaaaatacataatataaaatttaccaatgTAATCATATTTAAACACAAAGTTCAgtagtacatatacatatataaacacaatggaatattatcaggCACAGGAAAGGAGATCccgccatctgcaacaacatggttgaaacttgagggcattatgctaagtgaaattagccagacaaagaaagacaaacactgtgtgatctcacttttatatggaataaaaaaaaaaaagtcaaaaagaaaatagaatggtggttactgGGGGCTGAGGGAAATGGACAGATGCTGGCCAAAAGGTACAGTTAGAAGATGAGTAAGCTCTGGGGATTTAACATACAGTACGGTGACTAGAGTTCATAAAAACTGTGTAATGTACTTGAAATTTACTAAAAGAGTAGACCTTAAGCATTCTcaacatcaattaaaaaaatgttaattaactggaTTATGGTAATCAATTCAGAAAGTATATGTATGTCAAATTGTCATATTCTACATTTCACATAGCtgtaaaaaaaaccctgaaattatGACATGCTACAatacagatgaaccttgaaaatgctgtgctaagtaaaataagatgGGCACAGggggacaaatattgtatgattccacttacataaggTATTtagagtagtcaaactcataaagacagaaagaatgcTGGTTGCAGAAAGTGGGTGGAGACAGGATGGAAAGTTATTACTTAGTATGTTCAGAGtttgtttgggatgatgaaaatactGTGGAAGCGGATGACGGATGATGGCACAACAGtgaaaatgtacttaatgccactaaattgtatacttaaaaatagttaaaatggtaaactttatgttatgtatattttaccacaattaaattttttttttttaacatttatttatttttgagacagagagagacagagcatgaacgggggagggtcagagagagggagacacagaatctgaaacaggctccaggctccgagctgtcagcacagagcccgacgcggggctcgaactcacggactgcgagatcttgacctgagccgaagtcggccgcccaaccgactgagccacccaggcgcccctattttaccacaatttaaaaaaaagagtgggtaCATGTCTGGCTAAGTTTGTGGAgcatgtaattctttttttttttttttaatttttttttgaatgtttgtttatttttgaaggaaagagagacagagtgtgagcaggaggaggggcagagagagggagaatctgaaacgggttccagggtccgagctgtcaatgcagagcctgatgacgtggggctcaaattcacaaactgtgagatcatgacctgagccaaagtaggtcgcctaaccgattgagccacgcaggtgccccatgtgGAGCATGTAATTccttatctcagggttgtgagttcgagccccatgttgcgtgtggagtacttaaaaaaaaagaaaaaaaaaaaaaaggagaaatactgAGGATTTTAAACTGAGTTCTTCATatatgttattttgtttaaagtGATTACCACTGTATTTGGCATATCCTAAGCACCAGGTTAatggtatttgttatttttcttttgcatgttttatcACTTGGACTGAAACTCCCTGACAGTAGGGTCTTGACCTTGTCTTATACCCCACAGCATATGGTACAGCACAGGGCACATAACAGGTCATCAGTAAAAACTTGTTCAGCGTAGATAATTCAGAACTTCTGCAGATACTGTGATCAAAGAAACTCAAGTACATCTCCTATACTTACACCGCTGAGCAATTTCGTAGAATTGGGGTTAAAACCATGACCCTGAAGCATTTCAACCCTAAATCAAGGTAAACTTAAATTATCTTGTATATTCTAAACACTCACTTTCTCTGAGGTCTGCAAATGCTacaagacatttttaattttacatttttgctgctggtttttttttaagtatttacttttgagacagagatggaggggggaggggcagagagagagggagacacagaatctaaagcaggctccaggctctgtcagcacagagctggacacggggcttgaactcatgaacctgtgagaatacgacctgagccaaggtccaACGCTTAAcctctgagccatccaggcgcccccatttttacTACTATTGAAAAATaagttctcggggcgcctgggtggcgcagtcggttaagcgtccgacttcagccaggtcacgatctcgcggtccaggagttcgagccccgcgtcaggctctgggctgatggctcagagcctggagcctgtttccgattctgtgtctccctctctctgcccctcccccgttcatgctctgtctctctctatcccaaaaataaataaacgttgaaaaataagtTCTCATACTGGTTATAAAGACAAAGTGGCTCTCTTGCATTGCTGATTTGCAATTGAAACACTTTTCTTAAAAGGAagctttagtttttaaagttggTATTTCTCAAACTGGGGTTTAATCATATATTAAAgacctgaggtttttttttttttttcctttcctaagagTCCTTTTCTTTGAGCTTGAGCAccattttttacatattctattCCTAACTatgttctaatatattttatctatgtatctttccattttggtttaatatattttagaaaaattttagtaAGTTTTGAGGCACTAAAAGCTTAGTAACTTATGAAACCAAATGTCCCATTTTGTGACCATTCAGTCTAACGGACACTTATACTGTATTtatctattatattttaatgtttatttatttttgagagagacagacacagcacaagagggggaggggcacagagagagggagacacagaatctgaagcaggctccaggctttggccTGTCAGTCAGGGCCTAATGCAGGGgttgaactgagagatcatgacctgagctgaagtaggatgcttaagtgactgagccacagaggcgccCCAACTTATACTGAGTTAGAGGAGTGTTTTACAACCAGAAAACACTTTGCCTTGGTTTTTGGCAGGTTTAGAACCAAGTGCTCAGCATTCTATCCAAGTTCAAAGGATAACTTGGTGGGGTACTGTCACACCATGTCAGAACTAGCATGGTCTAGATATCTCACATAAAGGAAGGAATAATTATGACCAGAGATGTTTGAGTTTTCTCCAAGACAGTGGTCCTCCATGGGGATGGTACTGTCCTGTAGGTGGCCTTCTGGAAATCTgtcgaacttttttttttaatgtttaaaaaaaattttttttaatgtttatttttgacagagagagagagagagagacagagcatgagcggggggagggggggggcgcagagagagagagggagacacagaatccgaagcaggctccaggctctgagctgtcagcacagaggccgacacggggctcaaactcaccgcgatatcatgacctgagctgtgaagtgggactcaaccaactgagccacccagacacccctaatgtttttatttatttttgaaggagagagagacagagcatgagcggggaaggagcagagagagagggagacatagaatttgaagcagaatccaggctctaagctgtcagcacagagcccgatgtggggctcaaactcatgaactgtgagatcatgacctgagccgaagttggacgcttaaccgactgagccacccaggcgcccctgttgaacTTCTTTGATTGTCAAAATGAtggggcagagaagaaagaacatgtaACTGTCATTTATTTGTTAGAGGAAAGGGATGCTAAGTATTCCTCAATGCTGGAGACAGTTGTGCGATTCAAAGAACTGTCTCGTATctcataatattttgaatatctcaTCAAATTGCTTTTAATTATCTGAGCCTCAAAcctaattccattttttttctttttttttggacaggGGAAGGAGCaagtgatttttatatatattcaatttcCAGGTATGCAACTACCAAGTATATATAGGGAAAATTACACTTTGTTTTGTTCAGAACTTTATCAAGAGTAGTTCACCATTTAGTAAAATCACATCCAAAACACTGCCTTGTGTAGTATCTAAGTAGCTAACACACTGTATCAGCCTACAGTTGAAACTGTTCCACTTAAGGTGATTTTACAGTGAGGCGCATGCTGTGACTTTTGCATTACACTTTTTAGGATCATTGTGAACAAGcacttatgaaataaaaattaaattagttttattttattgctccTTACTGTTACAACTAGAGCATTATGTCATTTTTGTTAGTGAAGCATAGTCGACACAcagtgtcacattagtttcaggtgtacaaaacagtgatttgacaactctgtaCATTATGCTACGCTCAAATGTGCAGCTACCATAGGCCACCATACAccgctattacaataccattgactatgcTGTATCTTTCATCCTTGTAACTTATtctttccataattggaagcctgtaCTTCCCATTCCCCTTCACTCATGTTACCCATCccccatttcccttccctctggcaaccatcagtttgttctctgtatttatgggtatttctgtttttgtttattcatttgttttgttttttagattccacatataaaggaaatcatttggtaattgtctttgtctgacttatttcacttagcatataataCCCTTTCGGTCCATCCATGTAGTCACAAACAttaggttgttttttaaaaaaacatttttttctatagatTGCATGAACTGTGAATTTCATCTTGGGCTAGAAAAAGGGGCTGTCAGTGTGCTATCATTCAAAACATCATTCTGAAATCACATAGTGAACCAAGAACAGAAAACCGGCAGAGAAGCTATGACAGCAGGAATTGTGGTTGAGAATCCAACTTAGAGAGTGAGACTGATTGGACTTCAAATACAGGCACAATATTCTGGTTATTTTGGAAAGGCTAATTAacttctctggctttcttttcttcatctgtaaaattgggttCAGAATTATCTAAATTggggttattgtgaggataaaatgagaacaattaaggggcccctgggtgtttctgtgggttaagcatccaactttagctcagattatgatctcacggcttgtgggttcaagccccacatcaggctttgcgctgacagtgcagagcttgcttgggattctctctctccctgtctctcaaaatatataaacttaaaaaaaaaaagaacaatttattgGTGTCAATAATAAACGTCATATTGCATCTTTCTATAGCCATCCTTTCTTTGGTGAACTAACTTCAGGTTATCTCTAGGAGATCGGTTCTCATCAGTTCTGAAACTGATGCCACAGGAAAATAATTGAAGTGGCTGCTGTGGTGTAGTGGAAAGAACTCCAGATTTGGGAACCAGAAAATTTGGCCTCAAGTCATGAATGTCACCCTTTGTGACCATGAAACCTCTTAAGCCTctgtctctgtaaaatgggacagcaGCATCTATCTCATAGAGTTGCtctgaattttaaataagttaataaatgcAAGTGCTTAGCATGGGTAGAAATGTTGGTTTGTTATTATTCTCAGCATAATTGGGAAGTACAACTGAAAATGATAAAGCAGTGCTTCCCAAACTTCAGTCACTCTCGTTCCATGGTtatgatttttgtcttatttagCACCTCTACTCTTAAAAAGTTAGTATTTTTTACGTGTCAACTTTTTCTacttacatgttttaaaataaatatcgaAATTGCCAACCAATGGAAAAACAGTATTAGTTGCCACAAATAGAACTTTTAacataaatacaatgaaaacaaaatttaataaattttagcaagATACCACTGCCTGTGGAAAGTTCTGAGTCTGACGCTTGCTCTTTCTTAAAAGATTAATAAGTGTTACGGAAGTGTTAAAGAAACAGCAACATTTACCTGGGACGGTCTCTGAAAATAATCACAACGATTGgctggaaaatgttttttattttaatatggagGGGGCACACGTCTAGATTCCTAAAATCATCTCAAATTACCTCTCCCCACATATAAATACTGTAATGAAGCACATGAGTAACAAGTTGCCTCTATTCTTGGAAGGGAAATGATAATTACAATCCCTCACATCTCTATGGCAGTTTTACATTTGCACAGCACTTGGTTACTTAATCTTAGCTGACCACCACAGTAGTTTGGTAAAACGGGTAGTATAAACACACCCACCTTCTATATAGTTCATAGATAAGAGGGTTAGCGACTGGCCTAACAACATTAACAGCAACAATTTTTTTGAGCACTTAATACGCCCCAAGCCCCGTA from Prionailurus viverrinus isolate Anna chromosome A2, UM_Priviv_1.0, whole genome shotgun sequence encodes the following:
- the EMC3 gene encoding ER membrane protein complex subunit 3 isoform X2 — protein: MRRSSYHSPSPAISLSDMIAWPTLQFLLSQISSTHPSHVKKYSTFKVKQNNLLFCIGCSRILIPISLDPTMLTDMMKGNVTNVLPMILIGGWINMTFSGFVTTKVPFPLTLRFKPMLQQGIELLTLDASWVSSASWYFLNVFGLRSIYSLILGQDNAADQSRMMQEQMTGAAMAMPADTNKAFKTEWEALELTDHQWALDDVEEELMAKDLHFEGMFKKELQTSIF
- the EMC3 gene encoding ER membrane protein complex subunit 3 isoform X1: MAGPELLLDSNIRLWVVLPIVIITFFVGMIRHYVSILLQSDKKLTQEQVSDSQVLIRSRVLRENGKYIPKQSFLTRKYYFNNPEDGFFKKTKRKVVPPSPMTDPTMLTDMMKGNVTNVLPMILIGGWINMTFSGFVTTKVPFPLTLRFKPMLQQGIELLTLDASWVSSASWYFLNVFGLRSIYSLILGQDNAADQSRMMQEQMTGAAMAMPADTNKAFKTEWEALELTDHQWALDDVEEELMAKDLHFEGMFKKELQTSIF